The Porphyrobacter sp. HT-58-2 genome has a window encoding:
- a CDS encoding ABC transporter ATP-binding protein — protein MTLAARNLSLVRGGVRVVERLSAMLEPGRITAITGPNGAGKSSALLGLAGLLGPVGGEMTLDGRSLATFPPRARAQAIGYLPQSPDIAWDVAVEALVALGRLPWRDRGITAVEEALAALDLEALRHRPVSQLSGGERARALLARVLAGEPRWILADEPLAALDLAHQLHLIAHLKACAARGQGVVVVLHDLALAMNHADRVLVLDRGQLIADGPPQQALAPEVIAQVWGVSARWLGEPGSLALMAKSWPEQAESNGG, from the coding sequence GTGACCCTCGCCGCGCGCAACCTCAGCCTCGTTCGCGGCGGTGTGCGGGTGGTGGAACGCCTTTCCGCCATGCTCGAGCCGGGTCGCATCACGGCGATCACCGGCCCCAATGGCGCGGGGAAATCATCGGCGTTGCTGGGGCTCGCGGGCTTGCTTGGCCCGGTTGGCGGGGAGATGACGCTGGATGGAAGGAGCCTTGCCACATTCCCGCCCCGAGCGCGTGCGCAGGCGATCGGCTACCTTCCGCAAAGCCCGGACATTGCATGGGACGTCGCGGTCGAGGCGCTGGTGGCGCTTGGCCGTCTCCCGTGGCGCGACCGCGGCATCACGGCGGTTGAAGAGGCGCTCGCCGCGCTTGATCTGGAGGCGCTGCGCCATCGGCCGGTCAGCCAGCTTTCGGGCGGCGAGCGCGCGCGGGCGCTGCTGGCGCGGGTCTTGGCCGGAGAGCCCCGCTGGATCCTCGCCGACGAGCCGCTCGCCGCGCTCGATCTGGCGCATCAACTCCATCTGATCGCCCATCTCAAGGCCTGTGCCGCCAGGGGGCAGGGGGTCGTGGTGGTGCTCCACGATCTCGCGCTGGCGATGAACCATGCCGACCGCGTGCTTGTGCTCGATCGCGGACAGTTGATCGCCGATGGCCCGCCGCAGCAGGCATTGGCGCCTGAGGTCATCGCACAGGTCTGGGGCGTTTCCGCCCGCTGGCTGGGCGAACCCGGCAGCCTGGCGCTGATGGCAAAATCGTGGCCGGAACAGGCGGAAAGCAATGGGGGGTAG
- a CDS encoding FecCD family ABC transporter permease has product MNRASVVFTALLAVIVPLSLLAGRVWIPPFGDAPQNAALILAELRLPRAVLAIVIGAGLGAAGAAMQGYLRNPLADPGLFGIAPMAALGAVTSFWLGAAIPPALAAVSLPLLALTGAGLGMALLALIAGRTSNDAAGGAGGGIALFTLAGLMLASLAGALTALAITLAPNPFAMSEIVMWLNGALTDRSWREVAIAAPLTIAGIALLAMAARSLDALTLGEDAARSLGVDPARLLLLLVAGVGLTVGAGVAVAGIIGFVGLVVPHLVRPLTDRLPSSLILPSAIAGACLVLVADSIVRILPLVTELRLGIALSLIGAPFFGWLLLRMRRGQL; this is encoded by the coding sequence ATGAACCGCGCCAGCGTTGTCTTCACTGCGCTGCTGGCGGTAATCGTTCCGCTCTCATTGCTGGCGGGGCGGGTGTGGATCCCGCCTTTCGGGGACGCGCCGCAGAACGCTGCACTGATCCTGGCCGAACTGCGTCTGCCCAGGGCCGTGCTCGCCATCGTGATCGGCGCAGGCCTGGGGGCGGCGGGCGCTGCGATGCAGGGCTATCTCAGGAACCCGCTGGCCGATCCCGGCCTGTTCGGCATTGCCCCGATGGCGGCGCTGGGCGCGGTGACGAGCTTCTGGCTGGGAGCGGCGATCCCACCTGCCCTTGCGGCGGTAAGCCTGCCGCTCCTGGCGCTGACCGGAGCGGGCCTCGGCATGGCGCTGCTCGCGCTGATCGCCGGGCGTACGTCGAACGATGCGGCAGGCGGCGCGGGCGGAGGGATTGCCCTTTTCACTCTGGCCGGCTTGATGCTGGCGAGCCTTGCTGGCGCGCTGACCGCTCTTGCCATAACGCTGGCGCCCAATCCCTTTGCCATGTCGGAAATCGTCATGTGGCTCAACGGCGCGCTGACCGACCGATCATGGCGCGAGGTCGCCATTGCCGCGCCGCTCACCATCGCCGGTATCGCGCTGCTGGCGATGGCAGCCAGAAGCCTCGACGCGCTGACGCTGGGCGAGGATGCGGCGCGCTCGCTTGGGGTGGACCCTGCACGTCTGCTGCTGCTGCTGGTTGCCGGTGTAGGGCTGACGGTCGGCGCGGGCGTGGCCGTGGCGGGGATCATCGGCTTTGTCGGCCTTGTTGTGCCGCATCTGGTGCGTCCCTTGACCGATCGCCTGCCATCCAGCCTGATCCTGCCGAGCGCGATCGCAGGCGCCTGCCTTGTGCTCGTGGCCGACAGCATCGTGCGGATTCTGCCGCTGGTGACCGAACTGCGGCTTGGCATTGCGCTGTCGCTGATCGGTGCGCCGTTCTTCGGCTGGCTGCTGCTGCGCATGAGAAGGGGGCAGCTGTGA
- a CDS encoding ABC transporter substrate-binding protein, with the protein MARDRITSDIRPEGRIALLAGALLAAGCAPATPREQPESAAPTIVSLNPCLDAILVEIAPPDQVLALSHYSRDAGASSIPADVAARYGVTGGTAEEVIAAKPDLVLASTFLPQPTRAALERAGLTVATFGSPTSIAASIAQVREVAALAGRESEGEALAARIAAPPSASSGPPINALLWQPGEIVAGEATLIAELLRDEGFVSHAAARGLRQADRVSLEGLLADPPRVLLVAGDAPGQRHPLLAGQLQATHIAAFDPSLIYCGGPTIPKARARLRAIRAEVEARR; encoded by the coding sequence ATGGCGCGGGATCGCATCACATCAGACATCAGGCCAGAAGGCCGGATTGCGCTGCTGGCGGGGGCGCTGTTGGCCGCAGGCTGTGCTCCGGCGACGCCTCGGGAGCAGCCTGAGAGCGCTGCGCCCACTATTGTCAGCCTCAACCCCTGCCTCGATGCCATTCTGGTCGAGATCGCGCCGCCTGATCAGGTGCTGGCCCTGTCGCACTACAGCCGCGACGCCGGTGCAAGCTCGATCCCGGCAGATGTCGCCGCACGCTATGGCGTGACGGGCGGCACGGCAGAGGAGGTGATCGCGGCAAAGCCGGATCTTGTGCTCGCTTCGACCTTTTTGCCCCAGCCGACGCGGGCCGCATTGGAACGCGCGGGGTTGACGGTGGCGACCTTCGGCAGCCCAACCAGCATCGCTGCCAGCATTGCGCAGGTGCGCGAGGTGGCAGCGCTCGCAGGGCGCGAAAGCGAAGGCGAGGCGCTCGCCGCGCGCATCGCCGCGCCGCCTTCAGCGTCTTCCGGCCCGCCGATCAATGCCTTGCTGTGGCAACCGGGCGAGATCGTGGCGGGTGAGGCGACGCTGATCGCGGAGCTTTTGCGCGATGAGGGATTTGTCAGCCACGCTGCCGCGCGCGGGTTGAGGCAGGCTGACCGGGTGAGCCTTGAAGGTCTGCTCGCCGATCCGCCGCGCGTTTTGCTGGTGGCAGGTGACGCGCCGGGGCAGCGTCATCCGTTGCTGGCAGGGCAGTTGCAGGCAACGCACATTGCCGCCTTCGATCCGTCGCTCATCTATTGCGGCGGGCCGACCATTCCCAAGGCGCGCGCCCGGCTGCGCGCCATCCGGGCCGAGGTGGAGGCGCGGCGATGA